In one Pleomorphomonas sp. T1.2MG-36 genomic region, the following are encoded:
- the rplK gene encoding 50S ribosomal protein L11 has protein sequence MAKKITGYLKLQVAAGSATPSPPIGPALGQRGLNIMEFCKAFNAQTQGMEKGMPIPVLFTIYADRSFTFKLRTPPVGYFLKKAAGVDKGSKTPGTGSAGTITKAQLREIAEKKLVDMNAASIDAAMLMVEGSARSMGLQIAE, from the coding sequence ATGGCGAAGAAAATCACCGGCTACCTGAAGCTTCAGGTGGCGGCCGGTTCGGCGACCCCGTCGCCCCCGATCGGCCCCGCGCTCGGTCAGCGCGGTCTCAACATCATGGAATTCTGCAAGGCGTTCAACGCGCAGACGCAGGGTATGGAAAAGGGCATGCCGATCCCGGTGCTCTTCACCATCTATGCCGACCGCTCGTTCACCTTCAAGCTCCGCACTCCGCCGGTTGGCTACTTCCTCAAGAAGGCTGCCGGTGTGGACAAGGGCTCGAAGACGCCGGGCACCGGCTCCGCCGGCACCATCACCAAGGCGCAGTTGCGTGAAATCGCCGAGAAGAAGCTCGTCGACATGAACGCCGCTTCCATCGACGCCGCCATGCTCATGGTCGAGGGCTCTGCCCGCTCCATGGGCCTCCAGATCGCGGAGTGA
- the rplJ gene encoding 50S ribosomal protein L10, with translation MDRAEKRELIDALNASFKGAGVIVVSHYQGLTVADLQAYRARMKEAGGKVKVAKNRLAKLALQGTDAEHIADLFTGPTVIAYSADPVAASKVTVDYAKINDKLVVLGGAMGTTNLDANGVKALASLPSLDELRAKLLGMINTPATRIAGVLQAPAGQLARVFGAYAKKDEAA, from the coding sequence GTGGATAGAGCGGAAAAGCGGGAACTGATCGACGCACTCAACGCCTCGTTCAAGGGCGCGGGCGTCATCGTCGTGTCCCACTACCAAGGCCTTACCGTCGCTGACCTGCAGGCGTATCGCGCCCGCATGAAGGAAGCTGGCGGCAAGGTCAAGGTCGCCAAGAACCGCCTCGCCAAGCTTGCTCTTCAAGGCACTGATGCCGAGCACATCGCAGACCTGTTCACAGGTCCGACCGTCATCGCCTATTCGGCGGATCCGGTCGCGGCGTCCAAGGTCACCGTCGATTACGCCAAGATCAACGACAAGCTCGTTGTGCTGGGCGGTGCGATGGGCACGACCAACCTCGATGCCAACGGCGTCAAGGCTCTCGCGAGCCTGCCGTCGCTGGACGAACTGCGCGCCAAGCTGCTGGGTATGATCAATACCCCGGCGACCCGCATCGCAGGCGTCCTGCAGGCGCCCGCGGGCCAGCTGGCCCGCGTGTTCGGGGCTTATGCCAAGAAGGACGAAGCGGCGTGA
- the rpoB gene encoding DNA-directed RNA polymerase subunit beta, with amino-acid sequence MAQTFNGRRRVRKFFGDIREVAEMPNLIEVQKASYDQFLMVEEPKGGRPEEGLQAVFKSVFPISDFAGTAFLEFVRYEFEAPKYDVDECRQRGMTFAAPLKVTLRLIVFDVDEDTGAKSVKDIKEQDVYMGDMPLMTDNGTFIVNGTERVIVSQMHRSPGVFFDHDKGKSHSSGKLLFAARIIPYRGSWLDIEFDAKDIVYARIDRRRKIPVTSLMFALGLDGEEILDTFYNKIIYERAKDGWRMPYDANRMKGMKAVADLIDADTGEVVVGAGRKLTARAARQLAEKGLKALKVTDEELEGLYIAEDVVNMQTGEIHVEAGEEITAKMVAQLAELGIDELPLLDIDHVNTGAYIRNTLAVDKNELRESALFDIYRVMRPGEPPTIDTAEAMFKSLFFDAERYDLSAVGRVKMNMRLDLQCPDTVRVLRREDILAVIKTLVELRDGKGEIDDIDNLGNRRVRSVGELMENQYRVGLLRMERAIKERMSSVDIDTVMPQDLINAKPAAAAVREFFGSSQLSQFMDQTNPLSEITHKRRLSALGPGGLTRERAGFEVRDVHTTHYGRICPIETPEGPNIGLINSLATFARVNKYGFIESPYRIVEGGKVTDKVVYLSAMEESKYTVAQANAILDEEGHFVNDMVISRHAGETAAVAKERVDLMDVSPKQVVSVAAALIPFLENDDANRALMGSNMQRQAVPLVRAEAPFVGTGMEPVVARDSGAAIAAKRGGVIDQVDATRIVIRATEDLEASKSGVDIYRLMKFQRSNQSTCINQRPLVRVGDIVAKGDIIADGPSTDLGDLALGRNVLVAFMPWNGYNYEDSILLSEKIVAEDVFTSIHIEEFEVMARDTKLGPEEITRDIPNVSEEALKNLDEAGIVYIGAEVQAGDILVGKITPKGESPMTPEEKLLRAIFGEKASDVRDTSLRVPPGVTGTIVEVRVFNRHGVEKDERAMAIEREEIERLAKDRDDEQAILDRNVYGRLMDMLIGKTGVGGPKGFKKDTVLDQEKLEEFPRSQWWQFALESEQAMGEVEALRKQYDESRKRLEQRFIDKVEKLQRGDELPPGVMKMVKIFVAVKRKIQPGDKMAGRHGNKGVVSRIVPVEDMPFLEDGTHVDIVLNPLGVPSRMNVGQILETHLGWACAGMGRKIGEMLEAYRHNNEIEPLRELVIDTYKGSPKTEDIGKYTDDEVLLLANQVKKGISIATPVFDGAREPDINELLAKAGVNTSGQSVLYDGRTGEPFDRKVTVGYIYMLKLHHLVDDKIHARSIGPYSLVTQQPLGGKAQFGGQRFGEMEVWALEAYGAAYTLQEMLTVKSDDVAGRTKVYEAIVRGDEAFESGIPESFNVLVKEMRSLGLNVELVNSKEHAVLGDERPQDAAE; translated from the coding sequence ATGGCGCAAACGTTCAACGGCCGCAGGCGTGTCCGCAAGTTCTTCGGAGACATCCGGGAAGTTGCCGAGATGCCGAACCTGATCGAGGTCCAGAAGGCGTCCTACGACCAGTTCCTCATGGTGGAGGAGCCGAAGGGCGGACGTCCCGAGGAGGGCCTCCAGGCCGTTTTCAAGTCTGTGTTCCCGATTTCTGACTTCGCCGGCACGGCGTTCCTCGAGTTCGTTCGCTACGAGTTCGAAGCGCCCAAGTACGACGTCGACGAGTGCCGTCAGCGCGGCATGACCTTCGCCGCGCCGCTGAAGGTGACGCTGCGTCTCATCGTGTTCGATGTCGATGAGGATACCGGCGCCAAGTCGGTGAAGGACATCAAGGAGCAGGACGTCTACATGGGCGACATGCCGCTCATGACCGACAACGGCACCTTCATCGTCAACGGTACCGAGCGCGTCATCGTCTCCCAGATGCACCGTTCGCCGGGCGTGTTCTTCGACCACGACAAGGGCAAGAGCCACTCGTCGGGCAAGCTGTTGTTCGCCGCGCGCATCATCCCCTATCGCGGTTCCTGGCTCGACATCGAGTTCGACGCCAAGGACATCGTCTATGCGCGCATCGACCGCCGCCGCAAGATTCCAGTGACGAGCCTGATGTTCGCCCTCGGTCTCGACGGCGAGGAAATCCTCGACACCTTCTACAACAAGATCATCTACGAGCGCGCCAAGGACGGCTGGCGCATGCCTTACGATGCCAATCGCATGAAGGGCATGAAGGCCGTTGCTGACCTGATCGACGCCGACACCGGCGAAGTGGTGGTCGGCGCTGGCCGCAAGCTGACTGCTCGCGCCGCCCGTCAGCTCGCCGAAAAGGGCCTCAAGGCCCTGAAGGTGACCGACGAGGAGCTCGAAGGCCTCTACATCGCCGAAGACGTCGTCAACATGCAGACGGGTGAGATCCACGTCGAAGCCGGTGAAGAAATCACCGCCAAGATGGTGGCTCAGCTGGCCGAACTCGGCATCGACGAGCTGCCGCTCCTCGACATCGACCACGTCAACACCGGCGCCTACATCCGCAACACGCTGGCCGTGGACAAGAACGAGCTGCGCGAGAGCGCGCTGTTCGACATCTACCGCGTCATGCGTCCGGGCGAGCCGCCGACCATCGACACCGCCGAGGCGATGTTCAAGTCGCTGTTCTTCGACGCCGAGCGTTACGACCTCAGCGCCGTCGGCCGCGTCAAGATGAACATGCGCCTCGACCTTCAGTGCCCGGACACCGTCCGCGTCCTGCGCCGCGAAGACATCCTCGCCGTCATCAAGACGCTGGTGGAGCTGCGCGACGGCAAGGGCGAGATCGACGACATCGACAACCTCGGCAACCGTCGCGTCCGTTCGGTCGGCGAGCTGATGGAAAATCAGTATCGCGTCGGTCTCCTGCGCATGGAGCGCGCCATCAAGGAGCGCATGAGCTCGGTCGACATCGACACGGTCATGCCGCAGGACCTGATCAACGCCAAGCCGGCTGCCGCCGCTGTGCGCGAGTTCTTCGGCTCGTCGCAGCTCAGCCAGTTCATGGACCAGACCAACCCGCTCTCCGAGATCACCCACAAGCGCCGCCTGTCGGCCCTTGGTCCGGGCGGTCTGACCCGCGAGCGCGCCGGCTTCGAAGTCCGTGACGTGCACACCACGCACTACGGCCGCATCTGCCCGATCGAGACGCCGGAAGGCCCGAACATCGGTCTGATCAACTCGCTCGCTACCTTCGCCCGCGTCAACAAGTACGGCTTCATTGAGAGCCCGTACCGCATTGTCGAGGGCGGCAAGGTGACCGACAAGGTCGTCTATCTCTCGGCGATGGAAGAGAGCAAGTACACGGTCGCCCAGGCGAACGCCATCCTCGATGAGGAAGGCCACTTCGTCAACGACATGGTCATCTCCCGCCATGCCGGTGAGACGGCCGCCGTCGCCAAGGAACGCGTCGACCTGATGGACGTGTCGCCCAAGCAGGTCGTTTCCGTCGCCGCGGCGCTGATCCCGTTCCTTGAGAACGACGACGCCAACCGCGCCCTGATGGGCTCGAACATGCAGCGTCAGGCCGTGCCGCTGGTGCGCGCCGAGGCGCCGTTCGTCGGCACCGGCATGGAGCCGGTCGTCGCCCGTGACTCGGGTGCCGCCATCGCCGCCAAGCGCGGCGGCGTCATCGATCAGGTGGACGCCACGCGTATCGTCATCCGCGCCACCGAGGATCTCGAAGCGTCGAAGTCCGGCGTCGACATCTACCGCCTGATGAAGTTCCAGCGCTCCAACCAGTCGACCTGCATCAACCAGCGTCCGCTGGTGCGCGTCGGTGACATTGTCGCCAAGGGCGACATCATCGCCGACGGTCCGTCGACCGACCTTGGCGATCTGGCCCTCGGCCGGAACGTGCTGGTCGCGTTCATGCCGTGGAACGGCTACAACTACGAGGACTCGATCCTTCTCTCCGAGAAGATCGTGGCCGAGGACGTGTTCACCTCGATCCACATCGAGGAGTTCGAGGTGATGGCCCGCGACACCAAGCTGGGCCCTGAGGAAATCACCCGCGACATCCCGAACGTGTCGGAAGAGGCCCTCAAGAACCTCGACGAAGCCGGCATCGTCTACATCGGCGCCGAAGTGCAGGCCGGCGACATCCTGGTCGGCAAGATCACGCCGAAGGGCGAAAGCCCGATGACGCCGGAAGAGAAGCTTCTGCGCGCCATCTTCGGCGAGAAGGCCTCGGACGTTCGCGACACCTCCCTGCGCGTGCCGCCGGGCGTGACCGGAACCATCGTCGAAGTGCGCGTGTTCAACCGCCACGGCGTCGAGAAGGACGAGCGCGCCATGGCGATCGAGCGCGAGGAGATCGAGCGCCTTGCCAAGGACCGCGACGACGAGCAGGCCATCCTCGACCGTAACGTCTACGGCCGCCTGATGGACATGCTGATCGGCAAGACCGGCGTCGGCGGGCCCAAGGGCTTCAAGAAGGACACCGTTCTCGACCAGGAGAAGCTCGAGGAGTTCCCGCGCTCGCAGTGGTGGCAGTTCGCTCTCGAGAGCGAGCAGGCCATGGGCGAGGTCGAGGCCCTGCGCAAGCAGTATGACGAGAGCCGCAAGCGGCTCGAGCAGCGCTTCATCGACAAGGTGGAGAAGCTGCAGCGCGGCGACGAACTGCCGCCGGGCGTCATGAAGATGGTCAAGATCTTCGTCGCCGTGAAGCGCAAGATCCAGCCGGGCGACAAGATGGCCGGCCGTCATGGCAACAAGGGCGTCGTTTCGCGCATCGTGCCGGTGGAGGACATGCCGTTCCTTGAGGACGGTACCCACGTCGACATCGTGCTGAACCCGCTCGGCGTGCCTTCGCGCATGAACGTCGGTCAGATCCTTGAGACCCATCTTGGCTGGGCTTGCGCCGGCATGGGCCGCAAGATCGGCGAGATGCTGGAGGCCTACCGGCACAACAACGAGATCGAGCCGCTGCGCGAGCTGGTGATCGACACCTACAAGGGGTCGCCCAAGACCGAAGACATCGGCAAGTACACCGATGACGAGGTCCTGCTGCTCGCCAACCAGGTGAAGAAGGGCATTTCGATCGCCACGCCGGTGTTCGATGGCGCTCGCGAGCCGGACATCAACGAGCTTCTGGCCAAGGCGGGGGTGAACACCTCCGGCCAGTCGGTGCTCTACGATGGCCGTACCGGCGAGCCCTTCGACCGCAAGGTCACCGTCGGCTACATCTACATGCTGAAGCTCCACCACCTCGTGGACGACAAGATCCACGCCCGTTCGATCGGCCCCTACAGCCTCGTGACCCAGCAGCCGCTGGGCGGCAAGGCGCAGTTCGGCGGCCAGCGCTTCGGTGAAATGGAAGTGTGGGCGCTCGAAGCCTACGGCGCGGCCTACACGCTGCAGGAGATGCTGACGGTCAAGTCGGACGACGTGGCCGGCCGTACCAAGGTCTACGAAGCGATCGTCCGTGGCGACGAAGCCTTCGAGTCGGGCATCCCCGAGAGCTTCAACGTGCTGGTCAAGGAGATGCGGTCGCTCGGCCTCAACGTCGAGCTGGTCAACTCCAAGGAACATGCGGTCCTTGGCGACGAGCGTCCTCAGGACGCGGCGGAGTGA
- the rplL gene encoding 50S ribosomal protein L7/L12 — translation MADLAKLVDELSALTVLEAAELSKLLEEKWGVSAAAPVAVAAVGGAAAPAAAEEEKTEFDVILVDAGDKKINVIKEVRAITGLGLKEAKDLVEGAPKPVKEAVSKDEAAKIKKQLEEAGAKVDVK, via the coding sequence ATGGCTGATCTTGCCAAGCTGGTCGATGAACTGTCGGCCCTGACCGTCCTCGAAGCCGCCGAGCTGTCGAAGCTCCTCGAAGAGAAGTGGGGCGTGTCCGCCGCTGCTCCGGTCGCCGTCGCTGCCGTTGGTGGCGCTGCCGCTCCGGCCGCCGCCGAGGAAGAGAAGACCGAGTTCGACGTCATCCTGGTCGATGCCGGCGACAAGAAGATCAACGTGATCAAGGAAGTCCGTGCCATCACCGGTCTCGGCCTCAAGGAAGCCAAGGACCTGGTCGAAGGCGCTCCGAAGCCGGTCAAGGAAGCCGTGTCCAAGGACGAGGCCGCCAAGATCAAGAAGCAGCTTGAAGAAGCTGGCGCCAAGGTCGACGTCAAGTAA
- the rpoC gene encoding DNA-directed RNA polymerase subunit beta': protein MNQEVMNLFNAQAPVQVFDQIKISLASPEKILSWSYGEIKKPETINYRTFKPERDGLFCARIFGPIKDYECLCGKYKRMKYKGVICEKCGVEVTLSRVRRERMGHIELAAPVAHIWFLKSLPSRIGLLLDMPLKDLERILYFENYVVTEPGLTPLKQHQLLTEEDYMRAQEEYGEDTFTALIGAEAIRELLQSLDLAKLAEKLRQEIAESTSELKPKKLAKRVNIIEAFIQSGNKPEWMVMSVIPVIPPDLRPLVPLDGGRFATSDLNDLYRRVINRNNRLKRLIELRAPDIIIRNEKRMLQESVDALFDNGRRGRVITGANKRPLKSLSDMLKGKQGRFRQNLLGKRVDYSGRSVIVVGPEMKLHQCGLPKKMALELFKPFIYSRLDAKGFSSTVKQAKKLVEKERPEVWDILDEVIREHPVMLNRAPTLHRLGIQAFEPILIEGKAIQLHPLVCSAFNADFDGDQMAVHVPLSLEAQLEARVLMMSTNNILHPANGAPIIVPSQDIVLGLYYLSIMNDGEPGEGMAFADFGELQHALDTGAVTLHSKVRGRFKTIDKDGNPVSKIFETTPGRMMIGQLLPKHHNVPYDLCNELMTKKKISGMIDAVYRHCGQKESVIFCDKIMALGFKEACNAGISFGKDDMVIPETKANLVGETLALVNDYEQQYSDGLITQGEKYNKVVDAWAKCTDKVAEEMMKRISAVQKDDAGRTKPMNSIYMMSHSGARGSPAQMKQLAGMRGLMAKPSGEIIETPIISNFKEGLSVMEYFNSTHGARKGLADTALKTANSGYLTRRLVDVAQDCIITETDCGAEDQGLRMQAIVDAGQVVATLGARILGRTAAEDITVAATGEVVVPKGKLIEERDVERIEKSGIQSVKIRSVLTCSTKVGVCAKCYGRDLARGTPVNMGEAVGVIAAQSIGEPGTQLTMRTFHIGGTAQVVDSSFIESTIEGTVKIRNRNVVRDSEGKLIAMGRNLAVVLVDEAGNERSTHRVVYGSRLHVDDGDKIKRGQRLAEWDPYTRPVLTDVDGIVGSEDLVEGASVSETTDEATGITKRVVIDWRGSARTSDLKPALIIKDANGKIGKPQKGGEARYLLSPDAILSVEPGSKVHAGDVLARIPLESAKTRDITGGLPRVAELFEARRPKDHAIIAEIDGTIRFGRDYKNKRRVLIEPHDASLEPREYLIPKTKNFHLQEGDVVEKGDYIVDGNPAPHDILAIKGVEALAAYLVNEIQEVYRLQGVVINDKHIEVIVRQMLQKVEVTEGGDTDLMGGDQVDAIEFEQINEKVTSEGKHPAIAHPILLGITKASLQTRSFISAASFQETTRVLTEAAVNGKVDTLEGLKENVIVGRLIPAGTGSLMSRIRQVAMRRDELILEERRKDALGEGGDVAMAMEPAVALDAAPNAD from the coding sequence ATGAACCAAGAGGTCATGAACCTTTTCAACGCACAGGCTCCCGTGCAGGTCTTCGACCAGATCAAGATCTCCCTCGCTTCCCCCGAGAAGATCCTCAGCTGGTCCTATGGCGAGATCAAGAAGCCCGAGACCATCAACTATCGTACCTTCAAGCCCGAGCGCGACGGCCTGTTCTGCGCCCGCATCTTCGGGCCGATCAAGGACTACGAGTGCTTGTGCGGCAAGTACAAGCGCATGAAGTACAAGGGCGTCATCTGCGAGAAGTGCGGCGTCGAAGTCACGCTGTCGCGCGTCCGCCGCGAGCGCATGGGCCATATCGAGCTGGCCGCGCCCGTCGCCCACATCTGGTTCCTGAAGTCGTTGCCGAGCCGCATTGGCCTGTTGCTCGACATGCCGCTCAAGGACCTGGAGCGCATCCTCTACTTCGAAAACTACGTCGTCACCGAGCCGGGCCTCACGCCTCTCAAGCAGCATCAGCTCCTCACCGAAGAGGACTACATGCGCGCCCAGGAGGAATATGGCGAGGACACCTTCACCGCCCTGATCGGCGCCGAGGCCATTCGCGAGCTCCTGCAGTCGCTCGATCTCGCCAAGCTGGCCGAGAAGCTGCGCCAGGAGATCGCCGAGTCGACCTCCGAGCTGAAGCCCAAGAAGCTCGCCAAGCGCGTCAACATCATCGAAGCCTTCATTCAGTCGGGCAACAAGCCCGAGTGGATGGTGATGAGCGTCATCCCGGTCATCCCGCCGGACCTGCGCCCGCTGGTCCCGCTGGACGGCGGCCGCTTCGCGACCTCCGACCTCAACGACCTCTACCGCCGCGTCATCAACCGCAACAACCGCCTGAAGCGCCTCATCGAGCTGCGCGCGCCGGACATCATCATCCGCAACGAAAAGCGCATGCTGCAGGAGTCCGTTGACGCGCTGTTCGACAACGGCCGTCGCGGCCGCGTCATCACCGGCGCCAACAAGCGTCCGCTGAAGTCGCTCTCCGACATGCTGAAGGGCAAGCAGGGCCGCTTCCGCCAGAACCTCCTGGGCAAGCGCGTCGACTACTCCGGCCGTTCGGTCATCGTGGTCGGCCCGGAAATGAAGCTGCATCAGTGCGGCCTGCCGAAGAAGATGGCGCTGGAGCTGTTCAAGCCGTTCATCTACTCGCGCCTCGACGCCAAGGGCTTCTCCTCGACGGTGAAGCAGGCCAAGAAGCTGGTGGAGAAGGAGCGTCCGGAAGTCTGGGATATCCTCGACGAGGTCATCCGCGAGCATCCGGTCATGCTGAACCGCGCTCCGACGCTGCACCGTCTCGGCATCCAGGCCTTCGAGCCGATCCTGATCGAGGGCAAGGCCATCCAGCTGCACCCGCTCGTCTGCTCGGCCTTCAACGCCGACTTCGACGGCGACCAGATGGCCGTGCACGTGCCGCTCAGCCTCGAAGCCCAGCTCGAAGCCCGCGTGCTGATGATGTCGACCAACAACATCCTGCACCCGGCCAACGGCGCGCCGATCATCGTTCCCTCGCAGGACATCGTTCTCGGCCTCTACTACCTGTCGATCATGAACGACGGCGAGCCGGGCGAGGGCATGGCCTTCGCCGATTTCGGCGAGCTGCAGCATGCGCTCGACACCGGCGCCGTGACGCTGCACTCCAAGGTGCGCGGCCGCTTCAAGACCATCGACAAGGACGGCAACCCGGTCTCCAAGATTTTCGAGACCACGCCGGGCCGCATGATGATCGGGCAACTGCTGCCCAAGCATCACAACGTGCCGTACGATCTCTGCAACGAGCTCATGACCAAGAAGAAGATCTCGGGCATGATCGACGCCGTCTACCGCCACTGCGGTCAGAAGGAGTCGGTGATCTTCTGCGACAAGATCATGGCCCTCGGCTTCAAGGAAGCCTGCAACGCCGGCATCTCCTTCGGCAAGGACGACATGGTCATCCCGGAGACCAAGGCGAACCTCGTCGGCGAGACGCTGGCGCTGGTCAACGACTACGAGCAGCAGTACTCCGACGGCCTGATCACCCAGGGCGAGAAGTACAACAAGGTGGTCGACGCCTGGGCCAAGTGCACCGACAAGGTGGCCGAGGAGATGATGAAGCGCATCTCCGCCGTGCAGAAGGACGACGCCGGCCGCACCAAGCCGATGAACTCCATCTACATGATGAGCCACTCGGGCGCCCGTGGTTCGCCGGCCCAGATGAAGCAGCTCGCCGGCATGCGCGGCCTGATGGCCAAGCCGTCGGGTGAGATCATCGAAACGCCGATCATCTCGAACTTCAAGGAAGGCCTGAGCGTGATGGAGTACTTCAACTCCACGCACGGTGCCCGTAAGGGTCTGGCCGACACCGCCCTGAAGACCGCCAACTCCGGTTACCTCACCCGTCGTCTCGTCGACGTGGCGCAGGACTGCATCATCACCGAGACCGACTGCGGCGCCGAGGACCAGGGCCTCCGCATGCAGGCGATCGTCGATGCCGGTCAGGTCGTCGCCACGCTCGGTGCCCGTATCCTCGGCCGTACGGCCGCGGAGGACATCACCGTCGCCGCCACCGGCGAAGTGGTGGTGCCGAAGGGCAAGCTGATCGAGGAGCGCGACGTCGAGCGTATCGAGAAGTCGGGCATCCAGTCGGTGAAGATCCGCTCGGTGCTGACCTGCTCCACCAAGGTCGGTGTCTGCGCCAAGTGCTATGGTCGCGACCTCGCACGCGGCACGCCCGTCAACATGGGTGAAGCCGTCGGCGTCATCGCCGCCCAGTCGATCGGCGAGCCGGGTACCCAGCTCACCATGCGCACGTTCCACATCGGCGGCACGGCGCAGGTGGTGGACAGCTCGTTCATCGAGTCGACCATCGAAGGCACGGTCAAGATCCGCAACCGCAACGTCGTGCGCGACAGCGAGGGCAAGCTCATCGCCATGGGCCGCAACCTCGCCGTCGTGCTGGTCGACGAGGCCGGCAACGAGCGTTCGACCCATCGCGTGGTCTACGGCTCGCGCCTGCACGTCGACGATGGCGACAAGATCAAGCGCGGCCAGCGTCTTGCCGAGTGGGATCCCTACACCCGCCCGGTGCTGACCGACGTCGACGGCATCGTCGGCTCCGAGGATCTGGTCGAAGGCGCTTCGGTGTCCGAGACCACCGACGAGGCGACCGGCATCACCAAGCGTGTCGTCATCGACTGGCGCGGTTCGGCCCGTACGTCGGACCTCAAGCCGGCCCTGATCATCAAGGACGCCAACGGCAAGATCGGCAAGCCGCAGAAGGGTGGCGAGGCTCGCTACCTGCTCAGCCCCGACGCCATCCTGTCGGTCGAGCCGGGTTCGAAGGTGCATGCCGGCGACGTGCTCGCCCGTATCCCGCTCGAAAGCGCCAAGACGCGCGACATCACCGGCGGTCTGCCGCGCGTTGCCGAGCTGTTCGAAGCGCGTCGTCCGAAGGATCATGCCATCATCGCCGAGATCGATGGCACCATCCGCTTCGGCCGCGACTACAAGAACAAGCGCCGTGTGCTCATCGAGCCGCATGACGCCAGCCTTGAGCCGCGCGAGTACCTGATCCCCAAGACCAAGAACTTCCACCTTCAGGAAGGCGACGTGGTCGAAAAGGGCGATTACATCGTCGACGGCAACCCGGCGCCGCACGACATTCTGGCGATCAAGGGCGTGGAGGCACTGGCTGCCTACCTCGTCAACGAAATCCAGGAAGTCTACCGGTTGCAGGGCGTGGTGATCAACGACAAGCACATCGAGGTGATCGTTCGCCAGATGCTGCAGAAGGTTGAAGTCACCGAAGGCGGCGACACCGACCTGATGGGCGGTGATCAGGTGGACGCCATCGAGTTCGAGCAGATCAACGAGAAGGTGACGTCCGAGGGCAAGCACCCCGCGATTGCTCACCCGATCCTGCTCGGCATCACCAAGGCCAGCCTGCAGACCCGCTCCTTCATCTCGGCGGCGTCCTTCCAGGAGACCACCCGCGTCCTCACCGAGGCGGCGGTCAATGGCAAGGTCGACACGCTCGAGGGTCTCAAGGAGAACGTCATCGTCGGCCGCCTGATCCCGGCCGGTACCGGCTCGCTGATGAGCCGCATCCGCCAGGTGGCGATGCGTCGCGACGAGCTGATCCTCGAGGAGCGCCGCAAGGACGCTCTCGGCGAGGGCGGCGACGTTGCCATGGCGATGGAGCCGGCTGTCGCCCTCGACGCCGCGCCGAACGCCGACTGA
- the rplA gene encoding 50S ribosomal protein L1, producing MAKLPKRVAASREGIDRKKVYPLTEALGLIKERATAKFDETVEVAINLGVDPRHADQMVRGVVQLPHGTGKTVRVAVFARGLKADEATAAGADIVGAEELVETIQKGEINFDRCIATPDMMPLVGRLGKVLGPRGLMPNPKVGTVTQDVAAAVKASKGGAVEFRVEKAGIVHAGVGKASFTAEALLDNVRALIDAVQKARPTGAKGTYLQRLSVSSTMGPGVKVEVGSLGAAS from the coding sequence ATGGCCAAGCTTCCCAAGCGCGTCGCCGCCAGCCGTGAAGGCATCGATCGCAAGAAGGTTTACCCGCTGACCGAGGCCCTCGGCCTGATCAAGGAACGCGCCACGGCGAAGTTCGACGAGACCGTCGAAGTCGCCATCAACCTTGGCGTCGATCCCCGTCATGCCGACCAGATGGTCCGTGGCGTCGTCCAGCTGCCGCATGGCACGGGCAAGACCGTCCGCGTCGCCGTGTTCGCCCGTGGCCTCAAGGCCGACGAAGCGACCGCCGCCGGTGCCGACATCGTCGGTGCCGAGGAACTGGTCGAGACGATCCAGAAGGGCGAGATCAACTTCGATCGCTGCATCGCCACTCCGGACATGATGCCGCTGGTCGGCCGTCTCGGCAAGGTGCTCGGCCCGCGTGGCCTGATGCCGAACCCGAAGGTGGGCACCGTGACGCAGGACGTCGCCGCCGCCGTCAAGGCGTCCAAGGGTGGCGCCGTCGAGTTCCGCGTCGAGAAGGCGGGTATCGTCCATGCCGGTGTCGGCAAGGCGTCGTTCACCGCCGAGGCGCTGCTCGACAACGTGCGCGCCCTCATCGATGCCGTCCAGAAGGCCCGGCCGACGGGTGCCAAGGGCACCTATCTGCAGCGCCTGTCGGTCTCCTCGACCATGGGCCCCGGCGTCAAGGTCGAAGTCGGCTCCCTGGGTGCCGCCTCCTGA